From one Acidobacteriota bacterium genomic stretch:
- a CDS encoding tRNA-dihydrouridine synthase — translation MKKRYTLEQKKWDSPIEHAMPAHARVPASFTIGNVTIAPATVLAPMAGVTDTVFRRFIKNASQFSHSASFKECHPERSEAESKDLRFAPDATNVEAETTNQQSGCGLIMTEFTSADGLSRMRETKRKRYLTYYDDEHPISAQLFGSNPETLADSARIVQDAGFDIVDLNLGCPAKRVVACNGGSGLLKDLPQIERIFKAIRAAVTIPFTVKFRMGWNDNHIVCVELAKLAEDCGLNACALHARTREDGYTGQARWEYIAAVKDAVRIPVIGNGDIRTPEDAAAMVEKTGCDAVMIGRTAPANPWIFRQIAQYTASKEATGVGVYDHPTNEDRYRMIRTYFQMLVDEIALEEAVEAARAEAIIAQGQIAREKRNRDAVGKMKQFAAWFTHGVSGGGALRKQIFESRNGNAVIAAVETFFESRDGISADEALHEDETLLTEAAYCD, via the coding sequence ATGAAGAAGCGCTACACGCTCGAGCAGAAGAAGTGGGACTCGCCCATCGAACACGCGATGCCCGCCCACGCCCGCGTACCCGCCAGCTTCACCATCGGCAACGTCACCATCGCTCCAGCCACCGTCCTCGCACCCATGGCCGGCGTCACCGATACCGTCTTCCGCCGCTTCATCAAAAACGCCAGCCAGTTCTCACACTCAGCCTCCTTCAAGGAGTGTCATCCTGAGCGAAGCGAAGCGGAGTCGAAGGACCTGCGGTTCGCCCCTGACGCCACCAATGTCGAAGCCGAGACCACCAATCAGCAATCCGGTTGCGGCCTCATCATGACGGAGTTCACCTCGGCCGACGGGCTGAGCCGTATGCGCGAGACCAAGCGCAAGCGCTACCTGACCTACTACGACGACGAGCACCCCATCTCGGCGCAACTCTTCGGCTCCAACCCCGAGACACTCGCCGACTCGGCGCGCATCGTCCAGGACGCCGGCTTCGACATCGTCGATCTCAACCTCGGCTGCCCGGCCAAGCGCGTCGTCGCCTGCAACGGCGGCTCCGGCCTGCTCAAGGACCTGCCGCAGATCGAGCGCATCTTCAAGGCCATCCGAGCCGCGGTGACGATCCCCTTCACCGTCAAGTTCCGCATGGGCTGGAACGATAACCACATCGTCTGCGTCGAGCTCGCAAAGCTAGCTGAAGACTGCGGCCTCAATGCCTGCGCCCTCCACGCCCGCACTCGCGAAGACGGCTACACCGGCCAGGCACGCTGGGAGTACATCGCCGCCGTAAAGGACGCCGTCCGCATCCCGGTCATCGGAAATGGCGACATCCGCACACCCGAAGACGCCGCCGCCATGGTCGAGAAGACCGGCTGCGACGCCGTCATGATCGGCCGCACCGCGCCCGCGAATCCGTGGATCTTCCGTCAGATCGCGCAGTACACCGCGTCGAAGGAAGCAACCGGCGTCGGCGTCTACGATCATCCGACCAACGAAGATCGCTACCGCATGATCCGCACCTACTTCCAGATGCTGGTCGACGAGATCGCGCTCGAAGAAGCAGTCGAAGCCGCACGCGCCGAGGCCATCATCGCCCAGGGACAGATCGCCCGCGAGAAGCGCAACCGCGACGCCGTCGGCAAGATGAAGCAGTTCGCCGCCTGGTTCACCCATGGCGTCTCCGGCGGAGGCGCGCTGCGCAAACAGATCTTCGAATCCAGGAACGGCAACGCCGTCATCGCCGCCGTCGAGACGTTCTTCGAGTCACGCGACGGCATCTCTGCCGATGAAGCATTGCACGAAGACGAAACACTACTCACCGAAGCCGCCTACTGCGACTAG
- a CDS encoding GHKL domain-containing protein — MSTADLVERLSQHRLIGSAPRKELEWLAEHGFARTGEPGDLFSHKGKPVEGMYVLFAGRLSLFVDRGAGPVKLVEWREGDVTGMLPYSRLVNAPGDSIVQERLEAFELHRDLIPEMIRECNGVTSILVHHMVDRAKLFTSTELQNEKMVSLGKLSAGLAHELGNPSSAIERSVCLLTDRLEDCETAMRELQAARLPDGQLAATDAFREACFARRNGLPRSAMEQMDREEAIYDWLSKRGVSVSSAPMLAETEVTFDALNALAAEVSGPPLNAVIRSMASRAAIRSLTSEVQSSSSRISTLVMAVKGFTHMDQAMVADRVDPGIGLHDAVTVLNAKAIEKSVKVEVDVEPDLPQVSGFAGEMNQIWGILLDNALDAVSDGGHVKVIARHEMGRLVVHLIDNGSGIPVEIQSHIFDPFFTTKPMGFGTGLGLDIARRLVRHNDGSIEFESKPGRTEFRVSLPVVRD, encoded by the coding sequence ATGAGCACCGCAGATCTTGTTGAACGACTGTCGCAACACAGGCTGATTGGTTCGGCTCCTCGCAAGGAGCTGGAGTGGCTGGCGGAGCATGGATTTGCGCGCACCGGCGAGCCGGGCGATCTGTTCTCGCACAAAGGAAAGCCGGTCGAGGGGATGTATGTGCTGTTTGCGGGGCGGCTGTCGCTGTTTGTGGACCGCGGCGCAGGGCCGGTGAAGCTGGTGGAGTGGCGAGAGGGTGATGTGACGGGGATGCTACCGTACTCGCGGCTGGTGAATGCGCCCGGAGACTCGATCGTGCAGGAGCGGCTGGAGGCGTTCGAGCTGCATCGCGACCTGATTCCGGAGATGATTCGAGAGTGCAATGGAGTAACGTCCATTCTTGTTCACCACATGGTGGACAGAGCCAAGCTGTTCACCTCGACCGAGCTGCAGAACGAAAAGATGGTTTCGCTGGGCAAGCTGTCGGCGGGACTGGCGCATGAGCTGGGCAATCCGTCTTCGGCAATTGAGCGCAGCGTTTGTCTGCTGACCGATCGGCTGGAGGATTGCGAGACGGCGATGCGGGAGTTGCAGGCGGCGAGACTGCCGGACGGTCAGCTTGCGGCAACGGATGCGTTTCGCGAGGCGTGTTTTGCGCGGAGAAATGGGTTGCCGCGTTCGGCCATGGAGCAGATGGACCGCGAAGAGGCGATCTACGACTGGCTGAGCAAGAGGGGCGTGAGCGTGTCGAGCGCTCCCATGCTGGCGGAGACGGAGGTTACGTTTGATGCCTTGAATGCTCTGGCGGCAGAGGTCTCTGGCCCGCCGTTGAATGCCGTGATCCGGTCAATGGCTTCGCGGGCGGCAATACGCAGTTTGACGTCGGAGGTGCAGAGTTCTTCGTCGCGCATCTCTACGCTGGTGATGGCCGTCAAGGGCTTCACGCACATGGACCAGGCGATGGTGGCGGACCGAGTGGATCCGGGCATCGGCCTGCATGATGCGGTGACGGTATTGAATGCGAAAGCCATCGAGAAGTCGGTAAAGGTGGAGGTCGATGTCGAGCCTGACTTGCCGCAGGTATCGGGATTTGCCGGAGAGATGAATCAGATATGGGGAATCCTGCTGGACAATGCGCTGGACGCAGTGTCTGATGGCGGCCATGTGAAGGTGATTGCCCGTCATGAGATGGGACGGCTCGTGGTGCACCTTATCGACAATGGCTCCGGCATCCCGGTGGAGATTCAGTCACACATCTTCGACCCTTTTTTCACGACGAAGCCGATGGGGTTTGGAACAGGCCTGGGGCTGGATATCGCGCGCAGGCTGGTTCGTCATAACGATGGCTCGATCGAGTTTGAATCGAAGCCGGGGCGAACGGAGTTTCGGGTGTCGTTGCCGGTGGTCCGCGATTGA
- the bstA gene encoding bacillithiol transferase BstA: MTSDPRYPIGKFERPVTITAEDRHGAISVLAELPEMLRNAVEGLDSGQLNTPYREGGWTVRQLVHHIADSHINAFIRMRLALTEDWPVIKPYDEKAWATLHDSAAPVEWSLALVESLHARWVMLLQSLTEEQWQRGYKHPENGPQTLDAVALMYAWHSRHHIAHITHLRAHEGW; the protein is encoded by the coding sequence ATGACGTCGGACCCGCGGTATCCGATTGGGAAGTTTGAAAGGCCGGTAACGATCACGGCAGAGGACAGGCACGGTGCGATCTCGGTGCTTGCGGAGCTTCCGGAGATGTTGCGCAATGCCGTTGAGGGGTTGGATAGCGGGCAGTTGAATACGCCTTATCGCGAAGGCGGGTGGACGGTGCGTCAGCTTGTGCATCACATCGCCGACTCGCACATAAATGCTTTTATACGCATGAGGCTGGCGCTGACGGAAGACTGGCCGGTGATCAAGCCCTATGACGAAAAGGCGTGGGCGACGTTGCATGATTCGGCGGCGCCTGTGGAGTGGTCGCTGGCGTTGGTTGAGAGCCTGCACGCGCGCTGGGTGATGTTGCTGCAATCGCTTACGGAGGAACAGTGGCAACGCGGGTACAAGCATCCTGAAAACGGCCCTCAGACGCTGGATGCCGTGGCGCTGATGTATGCGTGGCACTCGCGGCATCACATTGCGCACATTACGCATCTGCGCGCGCACGAGGGGTGGTAA
- a CDS encoding sulfite oxidase, with protein MTSRRDFLRVMSAASLSAGTVDPLLAWAADTEPISVPGKDGMIVRSFRFLDLEMPVEFMTEWITPVSHFYVRNHMFAPANVDAAAWKLTISGEVEKPLTLTLADLAKIPVHSITNAMECAGNGRSLQSPKVPGIQWGKGAVGNARFSGPSLKSLLDKAVLKDTAKHVQFRGVDLVPGKVPPFIRSIPIEKAMDGDTLVATHMNGEPLPAHHGFPARAMTPGWVGAASCKWLTEITVLDKPAEGNFMSPGYRFPNTPGKPGEPVKPEDTHALTALTVKSVIAAPSDGAKLKPGAQTIQGVAWAGEADITKVEISTDGGSSWSTAQLGKDQAKYAWRLWSYLWKPAKSGDYVILLRATDSQGRTQPEAAVWNPSGYLYNAYDQVKVYVQA; from the coding sequence GTGACGTCCCGTCGTGATTTTCTTAGAGTCATGTCTGCGGCCTCGCTGTCCGCTGGAACCGTAGATCCGCTGCTCGCCTGGGCCGCTGATACAGAGCCCATTTCCGTGCCCGGCAAGGATGGAATGATCGTCCGATCCTTCCGTTTTCTCGACTTGGAAATGCCTGTCGAGTTCATGACGGAATGGATCACGCCTGTGAGTCATTTCTACGTCCGCAATCACATGTTCGCGCCGGCCAACGTAGATGCAGCGGCGTGGAAGCTGACCATTAGCGGAGAGGTCGAAAAGCCATTAACCCTCACATTGGCTGATCTGGCGAAGATTCCCGTGCACTCGATCACCAATGCGATGGAATGCGCTGGCAACGGGCGGTCGCTGCAAAGCCCGAAAGTTCCCGGGATCCAATGGGGAAAGGGAGCAGTGGGGAATGCCAGGTTCTCGGGGCCCAGCCTGAAGTCGCTACTGGACAAAGCCGTCCTGAAGGACACGGCGAAACACGTGCAGTTCCGCGGGGTGGATTTGGTGCCCGGCAAAGTGCCTCCTTTTATTCGCAGCATCCCCATCGAGAAGGCGATGGATGGCGACACGCTGGTGGCGACCCACATGAACGGCGAGCCGCTACCCGCGCATCATGGATTCCCAGCGCGGGCGATGACTCCAGGCTGGGTGGGTGCTGCTTCGTGCAAGTGGCTGACCGAGATCACGGTGCTCGACAAGCCAGCTGAGGGAAACTTCATGAGTCCCGGCTATCGTTTTCCGAACACTCCCGGGAAGCCCGGGGAACCGGTAAAGCCCGAAGATACCCACGCGCTCACGGCGCTCACGGTGAAGTCGGTGATCGCGGCGCCGAGCGACGGGGCAAAGCTGAAACCGGGGGCGCAAACCATTCAGGGTGTAGCCTGGGCAGGAGAAGCTGACATCACGAAGGTCGAGATCTCCACCGATGGCGGTTCGAGCTGGAGCACCGCGCAGCTTGGGAAAGATCAGGCGAAGTACGCCTGGCGGCTGTGGAGCTACCTGTGGAAGCCGGCGAAGAGTGGTGACTATGTCATTCTCTTGCGCGCCACCGACAGCCAGGGGCGGACCCAGCCCGAGGCGGCGGTTTGGAACCCAAGCGGCTATCTCTACAACGCTTACGATCAGGTGAAGGTCTATGTCCAGGCTTAA
- a CDS encoding dihydrofolate reductase family protein has protein sequence MRPLRYSINVTLDGCCDHRAGIADEELHRHAVENIEQADALLFGRVTYEMMESAWRQPAETGVRPDWMADWGEPFARTIHAAKKYVVSSTLERVDWNAELVRPGTGKDLEKAVRQLKQQPGKGLFTGGVTLPQALAEMGLIDEYEFVVHPRVAGHGPTLFAGLSKYVDLRLVGRVEFGSGVVAMRYEPRA, from the coding sequence ATGCGACCCCTTCGGTATTCCATCAACGTTACATTGGACGGGTGCTGCGATCATCGAGCTGGCATCGCGGACGAAGAGTTGCATCGTCACGCGGTCGAGAACATCGAGCAGGCCGATGCGCTCCTGTTTGGCCGGGTCACTTACGAGATGATGGAGTCGGCGTGGCGGCAGCCGGCGGAGACGGGTGTGCGGCCGGATTGGATGGCCGATTGGGGGGAACCCTTCGCCCGGACGATCCACGCGGCAAAGAAGTACGTCGTGTCGAGCACGCTGGAGCGGGTCGATTGGAACGCGGAGCTTGTGCGCCCAGGTACCGGGAAAGATCTGGAGAAGGCCGTTCGGCAGCTCAAGCAGCAGCCGGGTAAGGGGCTGTTCACGGGAGGCGTGACACTTCCGCAGGCGCTGGCGGAGATGGGGTTGATCGATGAGTACGAGTTCGTGGTGCACCCCAGGGTAGCGGGTCACGGACCGACGTTGTTCGCGGGGCTGTCGAAGTATGTCGACTTGAGGCTTGTGGGGCGGGTTGAGTTTGGTTCGGGGGTGGTGGCTATGCGGTATGAGCCTAGAGCTTGA
- a CDS encoding DUF1906 domain-containing protein, with protein sequence MRKFTLPLALLLATSALSAQQLGFDRNLYPGNASLPALRKHFAFTGFWLNNPPGETTNTWRGKRDILLKNNFGFLVLFNGREDAQILRFERRGTTPAALGKQDATSAIAAALREHFPVGTIIFLDQEEGGRLLDEQSAYLFAWTEAIAASAYKPGVYLSGQPVEDGIGKTITTAQHVRDMIAARHLHPVALFVYQDTCPPSNGCTVTPPPINNSGTPDSAAWQYAQSPRRPENTKACRKTYAADNNCYAPGVPKIYLDMSIATSDDPSHGR encoded by the coding sequence ATGCGCAAATTTACCTTACCCCTTGCCCTCCTCCTCGCAACCTCTGCGCTGTCCGCACAGCAACTCGGCTTCGACCGCAACCTTTACCCCGGCAACGCCTCCCTGCCCGCACTGCGAAAACACTTTGCCTTCACCGGCTTCTGGCTAAACAATCCCCCTGGCGAAACCACCAACACCTGGCGCGGCAAGCGCGACATTCTTCTAAAAAATAACTTTGGATTTCTCGTTCTCTTCAACGGCCGCGAAGATGCGCAGATCCTCCGCTTCGAACGCCGCGGCACAACACCCGCGGCCCTCGGCAAACAAGATGCCACCTCAGCCATCGCTGCTGCACTGCGCGAACACTTCCCCGTCGGCACAATCATCTTTCTTGATCAGGAAGAGGGAGGCCGCCTCCTCGACGAGCAGTCCGCATACCTCTTTGCATGGACCGAGGCCATCGCCGCCTCCGCCTACAAACCCGGCGTCTACCTGAGTGGACAGCCCGTGGAAGACGGCATCGGTAAGACCATCACCACAGCGCAACACGTGCGCGACATGATCGCCGCCAGGCATCTCCACCCCGTGGCCCTCTTCGTCTATCAGGACACCTGCCCACCCTCAAACGGCTGTACCGTGACTCCGCCACCAATCAATAACAGTGGAACTCCAGACAGCGCCGCGTGGCAGTACGCGCAATCGCCACGCCGCCCGGAGAACACGAAGGCATGCCGCAAGACCTACGCCGCCGACAACAACTGCTATGCACCCGGCGTCCCAAAGATCTATCTCGACATGAGCATCGCCACCTCAGACGATCCATCACATGGACGATAA
- the rpmE gene encoding 50S ribosomal protein L31: protein MPKEGIHPKYETINVKCACGTHFETRSTHKGDIVLEICSACHPFFTGKQKLIDTAGRVERFRRKFAQSDAAKAASK, encoded by the coding sequence ATGCCGAAAGAGGGAATCCACCCGAAGTACGAGACCATCAACGTCAAGTGCGCCTGCGGTACGCACTTTGAGACGCGCTCCACCCACAAGGGCGACATCGTCCTCGAAATCTGCTCCGCCTGCCACCCGTTCTTCACCGGCAAGCAGAAGCTGATCGACACCGCCGGACGCGTCGAGCGTTTCCGCCGCAAGTTCGCTCAGTCGGACGCAGCCAAGGCAGCCTCCAAGTAA
- a CDS encoding GNAT family N-acetyltransferase — MRQLRPALAPGEFVDHVMLQQAEGYRLAYLEHADAIVALAGFRVMHVLWSGKTMYVDDLVTDEAMRSRGFGERMIGWLVELARSEGCKTFSLDSGTHRQAAHAFYFRMGLRISDFHFQMPL; from the coding sequence ATGCGCCAGTTGCGTCCTGCGCTTGCGCCCGGTGAATTTGTCGATCACGTAATGTTGCAGCAGGCCGAAGGCTACAGGCTCGCGTATCTGGAGCACGCGGACGCGATCGTCGCGCTGGCAGGTTTCCGTGTGATGCATGTGCTCTGGAGCGGCAAGACGATGTACGTTGACGACCTGGTGACCGATGAGGCGATGCGGTCGCGCGGCTTTGGCGAACGCATGATTGGATGGCTGGTGGAGCTGGCGCGCAGCGAGGGCTGCAAGACGTTCTCGCTGGATTCGGGGACGCATCGCCAGGCGGCACATGCGTTCTACTTCCGCATGGGGCTGCGCATCTCGGACTTTCACTTTCAGATGCCACTGTAG
- a CDS encoding VWA domain-containing protein, whose amino-acid sequence MKPGVVLALTITAAIVVVRAQEPLSQPPTLSTQSTLVLAPALVSDKLGNLIYTLSVDDFILTDDGVPQKIRLEQDTGSEPLALIVIIEIGGAGAREFNKFASIAPPLAPMLESIIGNVPHKVAVVTFDSQPALLRDFTPQIDRAADAISSLTPNCTRQHHLENCASPLAIRNVPLGDNGAAILDSITFSVDLLRKQPLEYRRAILLISETVDRGSHTSLDDALRAIGDTNTTIYSIGFSTGRSEAAHYAARTLPTQPGGLGMENHHPNPPHGCMGKDPNPDPDASHNKAVQAYDCATQLLPPLALAKMAAIMAADGLKRNIPETVANLTGGEYFKLTNAKALERDLSTISNHIPNRYILSFQPQSPHPGLHALSIRLKNYPGLHITARTSYWADDIGRSNLSPSQNTPKKARQAGDILQSRTTGNDTRNSVRPGFDSNSIEPSL is encoded by the coding sequence ATGAAGCCTGGTGTAGTACTCGCGCTTACCATCACGGCCGCAATCGTTGTTGTTCGAGCGCAGGAACCACTTTCCCAACCGCCCACGCTCTCCACGCAGTCCACTCTCGTCCTCGCTCCTGCCCTCGTGAGCGATAAACTCGGCAATCTTATCTACACCCTGAGCGTAGACGACTTCATACTCACCGACGATGGCGTCCCGCAGAAAATTCGCCTTGAGCAGGACACCGGCAGCGAGCCTCTCGCTCTCATCGTTATTATTGAGATCGGCGGCGCCGGAGCGCGCGAGTTCAACAAGTTTGCCTCCATCGCTCCGCCCCTGGCCCCAATGCTCGAATCGATCATCGGGAACGTTCCGCACAAAGTCGCTGTCGTCACCTTCGACAGCCAACCAGCACTCTTGCGGGACTTCACACCACAAATCGATCGCGCTGCCGATGCCATCTCCTCGCTTACACCCAACTGCACCCGCCAGCACCACCTGGAAAATTGTGCGTCGCCGCTCGCCATCCGCAACGTTCCCCTCGGCGACAACGGCGCAGCTATCCTCGACAGCATCACCTTCTCTGTAGACCTTCTGCGCAAACAGCCTCTTGAATACCGCCGAGCCATCCTGCTCATCAGCGAAACGGTGGACCGCGGCAGCCACACCAGCCTTGACGATGCCCTTCGCGCCATCGGCGACACCAACACGACCATCTACAGCATCGGCTTCTCGACTGGAAGATCAGAGGCGGCCCATTATGCTGCAAGAACGCTGCCCACCCAGCCTGGTGGCCTCGGCATGGAGAACCACCACCCCAACCCTCCCCACGGCTGTATGGGTAAAGATCCCAACCCCGACCCCGACGCCAGCCACAACAAGGCGGTCCAGGCCTATGACTGCGCTACGCAGCTTCTGCCACCGCTCGCTCTCGCCAAGATGGCTGCGATCATGGCCGCCGATGGACTCAAGCGCAACATCCCCGAGACCGTTGCCAACCTCACAGGCGGTGAGTACTTCAAACTCACCAATGCCAAGGCTCTGGAGCGCGACCTCTCCACCATCTCCAATCACATTCCGAACCGCTATATTCTCAGCTTTCAGCCGCAGTCGCCTCATCCGGGCCTGCATGCTCTTAGTATTCGATTGAAAAACTACCCAGGCCTCCACATCACCGCACGCACCAGCTACTGGGCAGATGACATCGGCCGGTCAAACCTATCTCCCTCGCAGAACACGCCTAAGAAGGCCCGGCAGGCCGGAGATATTCTTCAATCGCGGACCACCGGCAACGACACCCGAAACTCCGTTCGCCCCGGCTTCGATTCAAACTCGATCGAGCCATCGTTATGA
- the tldD gene encoding metalloprotease TldD produces MTIPAPDHKHYFTTKLGVSERLIERCLAEALSAGGDYADLYFESVTSTSLGIDESLVKTAAQGVSLGCGVRVLSGERTGYAYTDDLSSDALLKAARTAALIASGPAKELMQGFRHTEADSLYPITGATADAEIAAKLALIQRADAAARAYDSRITQVRASFSDELRRILVAASDGTFASDTQPLARLNVFVIAKDATNTAKGTSGGGGRITMDFFEGDKSPEHFAREAARSAILQLGAADAPAGEMEVVLGPGWPGVLLHEAVGHGLEADFNRKKTSAFAGLIGQQVASPKVTVVDNGRMPNRRGSINVDDEGNPTQETVLIENGILKGYLSDKLSSRLMGTPNTGSGRRESYHHIPMPRMTNTYMLNGDDAPEDIIKSVKRGLYAVNFGGGQVDITNGKFVFSASEAYLIEDGKVTRPVKGATLVGNGPEALKYVSMVGNDLALDEGIGTCGKSGQSVPVGVGMPTIKLDKMTVGGTN; encoded by the coding sequence ATGACCATCCCCGCCCCGGACCACAAGCACTACTTCACCACGAAGCTCGGCGTCTCCGAGCGCCTCATCGAGCGCTGCCTTGCCGAAGCTCTCTCCGCCGGGGGCGACTACGCCGACCTCTACTTCGAGTCCGTCACCTCCACCTCGCTCGGCATCGACGAGTCCCTCGTCAAGACCGCCGCCCAGGGCGTCTCCCTTGGCTGCGGCGTCCGCGTCCTCTCCGGCGAGCGCACCGGCTACGCCTACACCGACGACCTCTCCTCCGACGCTCTCCTCAAGGCCGCCCGCACCGCCGCCCTCATCGCCTCCGGTCCAGCGAAAGAACTCATGCAGGGCTTCCGCCACACCGAGGCCGACTCCCTCTACCCCATCACCGGAGCCACAGCCGACGCCGAGATCGCCGCCAAGCTCGCCCTCATCCAGCGCGCCGACGCCGCTGCCCGCGCCTACGACTCGCGCATCACCCAGGTCCGCGCCAGCTTCTCCGACGAGCTGCGCCGCATCCTCGTCGCCGCATCCGACGGCACCTTTGCCTCCGACACCCAGCCCCTCGCCCGCCTCAACGTCTTCGTCATCGCTAAGGACGCCACCAACACAGCCAAAGGCACTAGCGGAGGCGGCGGACGTATCACCATGGACTTCTTCGAGGGCGATAAGAGTCCCGAGCACTTCGCCCGCGAGGCCGCCCGCAGCGCCATCCTCCAGCTAGGCGCAGCCGACGCTCCCGCCGGTGAGATGGAGGTCGTCCTCGGCCCCGGCTGGCCCGGCGTCCTCCTGCACGAAGCCGTAGGCCACGGCCTCGAGGCCGACTTCAACCGCAAGAAGACCTCCGCCTTCGCCGGCCTCATTGGCCAGCAGGTTGCCAGCCCCAAGGTCACCGTCGTCGACAACGGCCGCATGCCCAACCGCCGCGGCAGCATCAACGTCGACGACGAGGGCAACCCCACCCAGGAGACGGTCCTCATCGAGAACGGCATCCTCAAGGGCTACCTCTCCGACAAGCTCTCCTCGCGCCTCATGGGAACCCCCAACACCGGCTCCGGCCGCCGCGAGAGCTACCACCACATCCCCATGCCGCGCATGACCAACACCTACATGCTGAACGGCGACGACGCACCCGAGGACATCATCAAGTCCGTCAAGCGCGGCCTCTACGCCGTCAACTTCGGCGGAGGCCAGGTCGACATCACCAACGGCAAGTTCGTCTTCTCCGCCTCCGAGGCCTACCTCATCGAAGACGGCAAGGTCACCCGCCCCGTCAAAGGAGCCACGCTGGTAGGCAACGGCCCCGAAGCCCTCAAGTACGTCTCCATGGTTGGAAATGATCTAGCCCTCGACGAAGGCATAGGCACCTGCGGCAAATCCGGCCAGTCCGTCCCCGTAGGCGTCGGCATGCCGACAATCAAGCTCGACAAGATGACGGTTGGCGGAACTAACTGA